Within the Metasolibacillus fluoroglycofenilyticus genome, the region TATACAAAAAGAGCAAGTACCGCAACTTATAAGTCAGCTTGTGGCACAGCAAGTAAATATTTTTGTTGTTCAGCCACAGCAAAAAACATTAGAAGAACAGTTTTTAGAGATGACAGGAGGCGGACAAATTGCTGAAACTCATACAAAATGAATGGATGAAATTATGGCATCAAAAAGCCACATGGACAATGCTTGGCATTTTAGTAGCAGTTATTGTTGGGGCTGGTGCTTTAAATAAATATTATGAGGAGCCAGACACACGTGATTGGCATGCGGTGGAAAAAGAGAATATTGAAACATCAAAGCAAATACTCGCAGAAGAAGACAATGCAGCAAATACTTACTGGCAGGATGCAATAGCTATTTCTGAATACCGGTTAGCTCATGATATTGCACCGCCGACAGGTATGACGGTGGCCAGCTTTATGGATTTTGGCGTGCAACTCATATCTATTGTGACATTGTTTACTGTAATCGTAGGAGCGAGTATCGTGTCGAGTGAATTTTCAACAGGTACCATTAAAATGCTATTAACTCGCCCTGTTACACGTGCCAAAATTTTAACTTCAAAACTTATCGCAACATTCGTTTATGGGCTTTTTATGCTTGCTGTTAATTTTGCTTTAGCTTGGATTGTTGCCCTTATTTTATATAGCGGAAATACAGGTACTGTACTAGAAGTTGTTAACGGTCAAGTACAGGAGGTAGATGTTTGGAAAAACATAATTGAACTTTCGACTTTATCGGCAGGCAATTTTATCATGTCCATACTTTTTGCCTTTTTAATTGGCTCTGTGTTTAGGTCAAGTGCTTTAGCAATTGGTCTGACAATGTTCTTAACCTTTATGGGTGGGGCAATTATAATGGTTATTAGCAGATATTCATTTACAAAATATGTTTGGCTTGCACATACAGATTTAACTCAATATTATGGTGAAGGCCAGCATATGATAGCAGGTGTAACAATGCCATTTTCTCTGGCGGTGTTAGCGATATACGCAATTATTTTCCTTGTGATTAGCTATTGGTCCTTTACAAAGCGTGATGTCACAGCTTAAGTAAAGAGACGGTTACAGACATCTATTATCAGTTTGTCGAGTTTTGCTGTTGAGCAAAAAAATTGTCATAGGTCTGCATCATCAAGTAAGCTAATTTATAATAATAATTTGTTTGAAATATGCTATTTTCGGATACATTATTATCATTATAGAAGCAATCAAGATGGAGGCAAATTTATGAACATTGTAGCAATTGTAGGAAGTTTACGTGCAGCATCATACAATATGATGTTAGCAAAATTTATTCAAAATCGTTATGCAGAAAAAGTAACGGTTGATATTTTAACATTACATGATATTCCAATGTATAACCAAGATGATGAGAACAATCCAACGCAAGCAGTTGTTGATTTTAAAGCGAAAGTGAAGGCTGCTGATGCAGTGCTTTGGCTTACGCCAGAATATAATTCGTCTATCCCGGGGGTTTTAGGGAATGCGATTGATTGGCTATCACGAGTTGATAAAGTGATGATTGGCAAGCCGTCATTTATTATGGGAGCATCAATGGGCAATTTAGGAACAGTAAAGGCACAAATGCATTTACGTGATATTTTATTTGCCTCAGGCTTAGGTTCACCTGTATTACAGGGAAATGAAGTGTATATTGGTGCAGCCCATACGAAATTTGATGCAGCTGGTAATTTAACAGATGAAGCAACAATTCAATTTTTAGATAAAGTTGTGAATAATTTTATCGAGTGGGTACAGTAAAATAGAAAAAGGCTAACGGAAAAAAATTTTTAAAGTGTAGCTTTTATATTAAATATATACTTAAAATCTATTTGTAATATTGACGATGATTTATCATTAAACACTTTACAAAGAGGGTGTCCCCAAATGGTTTTTGGACGCCCTCTATTTTTTTATGTTATATTTAGTAGAAAAGAACTAAAGGTGTTGTAAATGCACTCTTTGCTAACAAAGATAAAAGAGTTTTTTCATCAAATAAATCATTACATAAAAAATAGGTCTGTCCCAAAGCCGTGCATAGCCAGCATGTTGGACAGTAGCGATGATGTTTCACAAAATATTGATTTATATAAACAGAGAACGCCTTCTTTAAAAATGTGATAAACATTGGCTTAAGCAGTGTTATCCTTCAGTAAAAGGGAAGGGATGAAAACCTTTATTTCAATGCGGTGTCAAAACAAAATGGACTTTTCAGACAACCCCTGAAGAATGCCAGATTTGCGCAATTATCGAAATGAGGTAAATAAGCGCATCAAAGTGTGTTATCAATGCGTTGAATACGCGGAGCGACGTGCCTATCGCAAGTAATATACGTCTTTATCGCTTAAATATATATGTTTTTAATAGCGCGAGTCGCTCGCGCATTCTTGATTTCACTTCTACGGATGTTGGTGTTTTAGCTACAAGCACGTCCGCTTCTAACCCAATAATTTCCGCTAAAAATTTAGCGCGTTGCAAATGGTAGTCGTTAGATACAATCGTAATTGTTGTAATGTCCTCTGGTAATAGCTCCTTTGAAAAAAGTAAATTTTCATATGTAGAAGTGGAGTCTTCTTCAAGTAATATACGCTCTGCTGAGATACCGTGACTTATTAAATAGTCTGCCATTATAGACGCTTCTGTTGCGGGCTCATCATCTCCTTGACCGCCTGAAACGATGACTTGTACATGTGGGTGTTTTTGTAAATAATCGTTTGCCGCTTCAAGTCGATATTGCAAGGATAAGGAAGGCTCACCAGTTGGTCGTACCTTTGCACCTAAAATAATTAAAAAATCATTTGTGCCATTTGCTTTTGGGGAAGTACCTTTATTTATTTCGTTGTCAAGAAAGTAATAGCCCACGCCATAAAAAACAGCAATAGCTGCTGCGATGGAAAGCCATTTTTTCATATAATCACCTCTTGCTATAATAGAACGAGTGGTAGGAGAAAAAGATTCAAATTATATCTCTTTAGCAAGAAAAATAGATTATCTATTGGAAAAATTCGCAACTA harbors:
- a CDS encoding NADPH-dependent FMN reductase; this translates as MNIVAIVGSLRAASYNMMLAKFIQNRYAEKVTVDILTLHDIPMYNQDDENNPTQAVVDFKAKVKAADAVLWLTPEYNSSIPGVLGNAIDWLSRVDKVMIGKPSFIMGASMGNLGTVKAQMHLRDILFASGLGSPVLQGNEVYIGAAHTKFDAAGNLTDEATIQFLDKVVNNFIEWVQ
- a CDS encoding ABC transporter permease encodes the protein MLKLIQNEWMKLWHQKATWTMLGILVAVIVGAGALNKYYEEPDTRDWHAVEKENIETSKQILAEEDNAANTYWQDAIAISEYRLAHDIAPPTGMTVASFMDFGVQLISIVTLFTVIVGASIVSSEFSTGTIKMLLTRPVTRAKILTSKLIATFVYGLFMLAVNFALAWIVALILYSGNTGTVLEVVNGQVQEVDVWKNIIELSTLSAGNFIMSILFAFLIGSVFRSSALAIGLTMFLTFMGGAIIMVISRYSFTKYVWLAHTDLTQYYGEGQHMIAGVTMPFSLAVLAIYAIIFLVISYWSFTKRDVTA
- a CDS encoding YdcF family protein, producing MKKWLSIAAAIAVFYGVGYYFLDNEINKGTSPKANGTNDFLIILGAKVRPTGEPSLSLQYRLEAANDYLQKHPHVQVIVSGGQGDDEPATEASIMADYLISHGISAERILLEEDSTSTYENLLFSKELLPEDITTITIVSNDYHLQRAKFLAEIIGLEADVLVAKTPTSVEVKSRMRERLALLKTYIFKR